Part of the Methylovirgula sp. 4M-Z18 genome is shown below.
GCAAAAATTCGAGACGAAACAGCGGTTTCAGATACCCGAGCCCGCGGCCCTTACCAAACAGCAGATTATCGAGAAAATAGTCCTGTAACGAAACCGGCAAGGCGGCACCGTCGAGCGGCTCGTCGATCAGCAGATGCGGCGGCCTCGACGCGTTCGTTGTACTCACCCAAAGATTGTCAGCCACAATATCGGCCGCTGTCTCGCGGCCGAAAGCGACAAGCTGCGCGAGACGGTGCGGCCGCATCGTATCGTCCGCATCGAGAACCGCTACCCACTCGCCCTGCGCCGCCGCCAGACCGGCGTTGCGCGCCCCGGCCGGTCCTTGATTGGTGGGGAGGCGAATGCACCGTATCCTCTGATCGTTCAGTGCTTCGACGACCTGCACCGTCGCATCAGTGGATGCGTCGTCGATCACAAGAACTTCGAGAGTCACACCCTGCTGCGCCAGGGCGCTGCGCAGCGCGTTGCCGATAAAGCCGGCCGCGTTCCACGCGGCGACGATCACGCTGACATTCGGCGCCGTCATGACAAGGTAGGCGCTTTCTTGCCGTCGAGCGTGCGGGCTGCAACTCCGACGTGCAGTGCCGCGCGTGCCAAATAGCGTTGCCAAGCTCCGCCCAGGGGCCATCTCACCGCGACATTGGCGAGACAATAACCCGCCTTCGCCGAGGCGACCGCAAATTCACGCAGCCACCAGCGCCGATAGCTTGTCAGCATGATCCCGTGCGTCTCGCCGGAGCGGTAAGCGCGCCGCAAAATCCAGGACATGTGGGTGCGCTCGATCGCCACCGGTTCGCGGACACGGGCCGCGGGGCAATAGGCGAGCCTTGCGCTGCGCTGAAACAGCGCATGGAAGAACATCGTGTCCTCGCCGCCGGTGCGCCCGAAGGCCGGATCGAACCGCAATCCGCCGATCACCGCGCGCCGGAAGATGACATTGCTGGTGTAGCCGGTCTCGATCGGTTTTCCATCGCGCACAACCGGTTGGGACGCATGGAAAGCCCATTGACGCAGCCAGGGTGCGGTGTCGGGCGGGTAAATCGCGTCGACCGGACCGAACACCACATCGGCCTCGTGTTGCACGAGGAAATCGTGCAGATCGGCCAGCCAGTTCGGCTCTGCAGTCTCGTCATCGTCGATAAAGGCGGCGAATTCGGCCTGTGCCGCATCGAGGCAGGCGTTGCGGGCGATGGAAATATTGCGCGCCGGCGCGTGGACATAAGTGAAGGGCAAGCCGAGTTGCTGGCAGATCGCGACGATCGCCGCCTCGGCCTCGCGGGTGACGTCATTGTCGGCGATGACAATGCGTATTGTGTGTTGCTGCCGCGCCGTTTGCAGGGCGAGCGAACGCAAGGTGTCGGCAAGCGATGGCCGCCTGAACGTGCAGACGCAGACATCAATTTCAGCCATCAGAGCGACGCCTTTCAAATGTCCTTCAAAATACAACCCACGCGCGGCCCTGCCGTACCGGCGGCACAATGATCCTCGCATATAATCGGTTTTGTCCGCGGACAGTACCTATCCGAAGGGTCAATAATCCTTAGGGTCAGGATCAAGAGCATTTTCGAGAAAAATTGTTCGACTTTTCGATTAAGAAAATGCGGCAGAACAAGAACTTAGAGCATTTCCGCTTCTGAAAGAACGGAAAATGCCCTAAGGCCGCGAACTCGCCTGATGCTGCATCACCGATTTGAGAAAGCCGACCGCCCAGGCAAGATGCATCGTGATCGCCGCCGCCGCCATGCCGATCAGGCCCGGATCGCGTGCACGGACCACGGCGCAAGCCGCCCAGATCAGGCAAATGGCGACATAGAGGAGCGGAATCAGGGCAAAGATCGGCGACAGCGGCCATAACAGGGCGCCGGCGACAACGCCTGCCAGCGCGGCGACGGGAAGCATCTGGCGTAGCCGCGGGCGTATATTGTGGGTCAACAGGGTGCGCGCGCGTCCGGCGCCGTGCCGGTAATATTGCCGCGCAAGGCCGCGCAGATTGGAGCGCGGAAAATAGGCGACCGGCGCCTCCGTGCACAGCCAAACGCGGCCGCCGAACCGGTGCAGCCGAATGTCGAATTCGGCATCCTCGTTGTGGCTGAATGTCTCATTGTACCCGCCGATCTGGCGGAAAAACGTTAAGTCGAACATGGCGTGATGACCGTGATCGACGAACCCCGACATGCCAGCGACGCGGTGGCTGGAGCCGCCGTTGCCGAGACGGCTGTTCTGTGCCGCGGCAATGGCGCGCTGAAAGCCTCGGGCGCCGACCGTGCGCATCGGCACTACCACCGATTGCGCGCCGCTCGCCAACAGCGCGTCGAGGCATTTGCGCAGGAAATCGCGCGGGTAGAGCGCATGTGCATCGGCCCGTACCAGGATATTCGTGCCCTTGGCGACCTCGGTCGCGGCAAGATTGATGGCCGCCGATTGCAGCCGCCGCGGATTGGCGATGAGACGGATATTCGGATGTTGGGCGCTCAGGGCCGCAACGATCTCCCGTGTGCGGTCGGTGCTGCCACCGTCCGCAACGATAATCTCGAACGGCTTGACCCCTTCCTGCGCCATGAGCGAGCCGAGACAATCGGCGATGTAGCGCTCCTCGTTCAGGACGGGGACGGCGACCGTCAATTTCGGTGGGTCAAAACGTCTCATCGCGAGTTGATTATGCGGTTGCGCGTAAGGACGCAAGTTTGTGGACAAATTGCGCGCAAGCCGCGGAATCGTCGACAAAATTGCTGGCGTCGATTCGCGCCGCCGCAGCCCGCAGCGTACTGTAGGCATCCGGGGTCAAGGCGCGGAAGAAATCGAGCAAGGACCGCTCGATCGGCTCATCAAGCAACACGCCCGCGTTGTGCCGCGCGAGCCAACGGCCCGTCTCGACCCGGCCGAAGGCGATGGGCACGACGCCGAAGGCGCCGCCCTCATACAGACGGTTCGGCAACAGCCATTCCGAATTGCCGCCGGCCTCGAAAAAATCCATGGCCCAGTTGAAATGCACCTCGCCGTAGATCCGGCCGAGCATGGTGGCGCGATCATAACGGCCGTGAAAGCTGAGGCCGGGCGTCGCGGCCACGATGGCATCGAAGTCAGGGATCACATCGGTGCTCACGCGGCCGCGGATGATGACCTCGACGGACCTTGGCAATTGCCGTGCGAGTTCGGCGAGCAGCAGCAGGCTCCGGCGGCAGCGGATCTGCCCGAACCAGCCGATCCGCCAGGGCGGCTTCGCTGGCGGCGGCACCACATTTCCCGGCCAGCCGGCGTCGAGCTCCGAGGCGAGCATCTTGTTCTCGAGCAAATGGACCGGCAAGGCGATGTGCTGACGCGGCGCGAAATAAGCCTCCACGAAGGCCGGCGAGCTCACGACCAAAAGCCCAGACTTACGCAGCAAGCGCTGCTCGAGACCGCGCAGCGCCAGGCCGACGGGGCCCGCGTCAAGCATCAAGCGATGAATGTCGAGACATTCGAAGATCAGCGGGGCTTGCGGCGCGATCCGCCGCCGCGCCCGCGCGGCCAGCGCCAGGGTTTCGAGCTGCCGTGCCATCACATGCGTGACGCCGGTCAGGGCCGGCAGCCAGCGCGGTTGGGCCGCTGCCGCTCGCATGACCGCCCGGATCCTTTGGGCAAATTGCCCATCTGCCGTCCGGCCGAGATCGATGGGCGTGATGCCCCCGATCGTCGCCACGGGCTTGTCGGACCGGCGAAAGCCCAGCACGACCAGATCGGCGAAGGGTGCAAGCATCCGGATTCGGCGGTGCACAGCTGCATCGCTGAGGTCGTGTACAAAATAAGCGATTTTCATATAGCCTCGCTCTGCGGGGCAAGAGTCTGAAATGTGCCGAAAATCAATGCCACAAATACCAGCATATCATTGCGATAGCCGTCCAAAAAATACCGCAAGCCACAATCACGCAAATATAACCTACGGCCCGCCAATTCACACCCCGCTTGTGGGTCGCGCTGTCGGCGTCTCGCGTGCGAACAAAATGAGTAACGGCCTGTTCGTCCCCGCTACGTTGCGAAGCGGAGGAGCGTTTGATGAATCGAGCCGAACCGTGGACCATTCTTTCAGCTGTCTTTAGCGAGACTTTGTATGAAGAGTGTATAACAAGGCACCATGTCGCGCCACTATATTCAGGCACGACTTAACAACAGGTTTTTACTTTCGATTATGTAAAATGGCATTGCATATTTAAAAGCATATTATTTAGACTTTCGATAAAATATTGCGTTTGCACGCTATCGGTGTCAGCCCATGAAATATCGTCGTTTCTGCAAAGAGGAAGCGGCAAGCAGCGCGGCGTAGATGTTGTTCATCTTGCCGCGTTCGCGTCGCATCAGAGCAAAAACGAGGGTATGGCTGCGGGACGAAAAATCTTTCGTCCGATGCTGACTTTAACTCTTGGACGTGTTCAAGGTTATTGCGGCGCGAATAAGCGCCTTCAACGCGTCTTCGTCGATCGTCTGGCCTTCGTGGAAGTCGATGGCGCGTCTCGTATTCCCGTCGAGGCTGGAGTTGAACAGACGAGACGGATCCTTCAACGCGGCCCCTTTGGCGAATGTCATCTTCACGATGCTCTTATAGGTCTCGCCCGTGCAGATCATACCATCGTGATACCAGACCGGAACGCCGCGCCACTTCCATTCCTCGACGATGTCGGGGTCGGCTTCCTTGATCACGCTGCGGAGCCGGCTGAGCATCTCGCCCCGCCAATCGCCCAATTCCTCGATCCGCGCGTCAATCAGCCGCGAGGGAGATTCTGTGGCTTTTCGTTCCGTCGCGCCGCTCTTCGTCGTCTTCATCGTCATTGCCGCCTTCTTCCTCGCCCTCTTCACATGCGTATCGCGCATCGGCATTCGGTTTCCGTTCTTATCCGTCGGAGCGCCGCTCGCCGGACCATTTGGCCGCATAAGGCAGCGCGAACATGTAGAGACCGGTCAGCAGCAGCAAGATAAGGGGCAACAATGCCAAAAGGCCCACCCAGAGGGCTTGGTCCTGCCGCACCATGGCGACGATGTTAAAAATAACAGCCACCGTGAAAGCGATGGATAGCCAGCGATGAATCTGCCGAATCCACATGTTCCAGCTCATTGGTGTCTCCTTTGAAAATCAGCCGAAGCGCCGAAGTTCACGCGCTTCGCGCTAAAATCTCCTCCAGATTGGCAAAGAACTTCTGCCATCCGACCTTGGCGCCGCCGTAGGCCTGTTTCTGACCTGGCCGGAAGCCCTGTTGCTCCATACGCAAGTGGGTCCCCCCGTCCGTCGGGGTGAGGGTAAAGGTCACGATGCTCTCAAGATGGTAGGCCGCATCGTCATGCGCATAATTCCAAGTGTAGGACAGGGTCTTGACCGGCTCGACGGCGAGAACCTCGCAGTCCAACACGCTGCCCCACTCGCCGCGGAGGTTGAAACGGTGCCCCACGACCGGC
Proteins encoded:
- a CDS encoding glycosyl transferase family 1; translation: MKIAYFVHDLSDAAVHRRIRMLAPFADLVVLGFRRSDKPVATIGGITPIDLGRTADGQFAQRIRAVMRAAAAQPRWLPALTGVTHVMARQLETLALAARARRRIAPQAPLIFECLDIHRLMLDAGPVGLALRGLEQRLLRKSGLLVVSSPAFVEAYFAPRQHIALPVHLLENKMLASELDAGWPGNVVPPPAKPPWRIGWFGQIRCRRSLLLLAELARQLPRSVEVIIRGRVSTDVIPDFDAIVAATPGLSFHGRYDRATMLGRIYGEVHFNWAMDFFEAGGNSEWLLPNRLYEGGAFGVVPIAFGRVETGRWLARHNAGVLLDEPIERSLLDFFRALTPDAYSTLRAAAARIDASNFVDDSAACAQFVHKLASLRATA
- a CDS encoding glycosyltransferase family 2 protein, which gives rise to MTAPNVSVIVAAWNAAGFIGNALRSALAQQGVTLEVLVIDDASTDATVQVVEALNDQRIRCIRLPTNQGPAGARNAGLAAAQGEWVAVLDADDTMRPHRLAQLVAFGRETAADIVADNLWVSTTNASRPPHLLIDEPLDGAALPVSLQDYFLDNLLFGKGRGLGYLKPLFRLEFLRGHALAYDPHLRIGEDFQLVAEALAQGAKFVRRRSADYDYQVHTGSISHRLSEANAQAMLQAADGFLARYAAQLATADRAAAEAYTRSLRQGAAFVAMVAALKRRRVNDFLTIAATNPAALKHMMMPVQARLQRFFGQGR
- a CDS encoding DUF1801 domain-containing protein — encoded protein: MTMKTTKSGATERKATESPSRLIDARIEELGDWRGEMLSRLRSVIKEADPDIVEEWKWRGVPVWYHDGMICTGETYKSIVKMTFAKGAALKDPSRLFNSSLDGNTRRAIDFHEGQTIDEDALKALIRAAITLNTSKS
- a CDS encoding glycosyltransferase family 2 protein, whose product is MRRFDPPKLTVAVPVLNEERYIADCLGSLMAQEGVKPFEIIVADGGSTDRTREIVAALSAQHPNIRLIANPRRLQSAAINLAATEVAKGTNILVRADAHALYPRDFLRKCLDALLASGAQSVVVPMRTVGARGFQRAIAAAQNSRLGNGGSSHRVAGMSGFVDHGHHAMFDLTFFRQIGGYNETFSHNEDAEFDIRLHRFGGRVWLCTEAPVAYFPRSNLRGLARQYYRHGAGRARTLLTHNIRPRLRQMLPVAALAGVVAGALLWPLSPIFALIPLLYVAICLIWAACAVVRARDPGLIGMAAAAITMHLAWAVGFLKSVMQHQASSRP
- a CDS encoding glycosyltransferase family 2 protein — protein: MAEIDVCVCTFRRPSLADTLRSLALQTARQQHTIRIVIADNDVTREAEAAIVAICQQLGLPFTYVHAPARNISIARNACLDAAQAEFAAFIDDDETAEPNWLADLHDFLVQHEADVVFGPVDAIYPPDTAPWLRQWAFHASQPVVRDGKPIETGYTSNVIFRRAVIGGLRFDPAFGRTGGEDTMFFHALFQRSARLAYCPAARVREPVAIERTHMSWILRRAYRSGETHGIMLTSYRRWWLREFAVASAKAGYCLANVAVRWPLGGAWQRYLARAALHVGVAARTLDGKKAPTLS
- a CDS encoding SRPBCC family protein, which encodes MNNSAVETRSVVVEREIPHPPEKIWRALTQPHLIEEWLMKNDFEPVVGHRFNLRGEWGSVLDCEVLAVEPVKTLSYTWNYAHDDAAYHLESIVTFTLTPTDGGTHLRMEQQGFRPGQKQAYGGAKVGWQKFFANLEEILARSA